The Chroicocephalus ridibundus chromosome 2, bChrRid1.1, whole genome shotgun sequence genome includes a region encoding these proteins:
- the LOC134511741 gene encoding serine/threonine-protein kinase SBK2-like → MAESSAVAATGTAAPTVLDELLEITAQNLVRTEVAEHYEVIRELGRGKYGHVMLVTHRQRGTPMALKLLPKASTKLHTFLYEYCVALSLATHPAIIGMFGIAIESSQYYGFLYEPALHKDLISIIKPRDGIPEPAAKQCAKQLVSALEFIHSRGLVYRDVKPENVLLFDPECRRIKLTDFGLTRPKGTKLKLVAGVIPYTAPELSNTTNAQGVPIDTSLDAWAFGVLLFCLLTGYFPWEQSLPDDPFFEDFMLWQETGLEENLPRHWKRLTAEAALMLRSLLALDPAKRSPVSGALRYVDCPWRMEDGHSEEAVVKP, encoded by the exons ATGGCCGAGAGCTCAGCTGTGGCAGCAACAGGGACAGCGGCACCAACTGTACTTGATGAGCTCCTGGAGATCACAGCTCAGAACCTGGTGCGCACTGAGGTGGCCGAACACTATGAGGTTATtcgggagctgggcaggggcaAGTATGGCCACGTGATGCTAGTGACCCACAGGCAGAGAG GGACTCCTATGGCTCTCAAGCTGCTACCAAAAGCCAGTACCAAGCTGCACACCTTCTTGTATGAGTATTGCGTGGCCCTCTCCCTCGCCACCCACCCTGCCATCATTGGCATGTTTGGAATTGCCATCGAGTCCAGCCAGTACTATGGCTTCCTCTATGAACCAGCACTGCACAAAGACCTCATCTCCATCATCAAACCCCGG GACGGGATCCCCGAGCCAGCCGCTAAGCAGTGTGCCAAGCAGCTTGTCAGCGCGCTGGAGTTCATCCACAGCCGAGGGCTCGTGTACCGTGACGTCAAGCCTGAGAACGTCCTGCTTTTCGATCCTGAGTGTCGGCGCATCAAGCTGACTGACTTTGGGCTTACGCGGCCCAAGGGTACCAAGCTCAAGCTGGTGGCCGGGGTAATCCCCTACACCGCCCCCGAGCTGAGCAACACCACTAATGCCCAGGGGGTGCCCATCGACACTAGCTTGGACGCCTGGGCCTTTGGCgtgctgcttttctgcctgctGACTGGCTACTTCCcctgggagcagagcctgccagATGACCCTTTCTTTGAGGACTTCATGCTGTGGCAGGAGACGGGCCTGGAGGAGAACCTGCCCCGCCACTGGAAACGCCTGACGGCTGAGGCCGCCCTGATGCTGCGGAGCCTGCTGGCCCTGGATCCCGCCAAGCGTAGCCCTGTCAGCGGGGCACTGCGCTATGTCGATTGCCCTTGGCGGATGGAGGATGGGCACAGCGAGGAGGCTGTGGTGAAGCCCTAG